In a genomic window of Anoxybacter fermentans:
- a CDS encoding histone deacetylase yields the protein MKSNVPVAKNRLGLIFFPAYDWAITPDHPEREERLLYTHDQIIEEGLLDVEGIYEFKPELATEKDVARVHICVPNVKTLATTSHLISAGGAITAAKKYIEGVVDKAFALVRPPGHHAFRVVHGNRGFCNINNEAIMVEWLRTNYNPELKVVFIDTDAHHADGTQDIYYHDPNVLHISIHQDGRTLYPGTGFTWELGGPGAMAKTLNIPLPPGTTDEGYLYVIDELILPILEEFKPDLIINSAGQDNHYSDPLTNMGITAQGYAELNHRLNPHLAVLQGGYSIEDALPYTNLGILLAMAGLDYSNLKEPDYHPSRSRQDSRTMDQIKQIVEQVRYYWENRDRLISDEFETIGNGYYQREREIFYDTDYISEKQKETVKVCNTPDCHGHIFIKSIGTHLGIYKKRVSIAAVIIPRLVCKECQQIAREKYEEYCQKGQYHYVYLQNQVNEEYLRWVRE from the coding sequence ATGAAAAGTAATGTACCTGTAGCAAAAAATAGATTAGGACTGATCTTTTTTCCTGCTTATGACTGGGCCATAACTCCTGACCATCCTGAACGAGAAGAACGGCTTCTTTACACCCATGATCAGATTATAGAAGAAGGACTATTGGATGTGGAGGGAATTTACGAATTTAAACCCGAATTGGCTACTGAAAAAGATGTGGCCAGGGTACATATTTGTGTACCAAATGTAAAAACTCTGGCAACTACTTCTCACCTCATTTCAGCAGGTGGAGCAATTACTGCTGCAAAAAAGTATATAGAAGGTGTAGTGGACAAGGCTTTTGCCCTGGTACGCCCACCAGGCCATCATGCTTTTCGAGTGGTCCATGGAAATCGGGGATTTTGTAATATTAATAATGAAGCGATTATGGTTGAGTGGCTTAGAACCAACTATAATCCTGAACTAAAAGTAGTATTTATTGATACTGATGCCCACCATGCTGATGGAACTCAGGATATTTATTATCATGATCCAAATGTACTCCATATCAGCATACATCAGGATGGCCGGACTCTCTATCCCGGAACCGGTTTTACATGGGAATTAGGTGGGCCGGGGGCCATGGCAAAGACTTTGAATATTCCCCTCCCTCCCGGAACGACTGATGAGGGGTATCTGTATGTGATTGATGAACTAATACTGCCTATATTAGAAGAGTTTAAGCCTGATCTGATTATCAATTCTGCCGGACAGGATAATCATTACAGTGATCCTTTGACCAATATGGGTATCACTGCTCAAGGGTATGCGGAGTTAAATCATAGGTTAAATCCTCATCTGGCAGTTTTACAAGGTGGTTATAGTATTGAAGATGCACTACCATATACTAATCTAGGAATTCTTCTGGCCATGGCCGGGCTGGACTATTCTAATTTAAAGGAACCTGATTATCATCCTTCCCGTTCAAGACAAGATTCCAGGACTATGGATCAGATTAAACAGATTGTTGAACAGGTACGGTACTATTGGGAAAATCGGGACAGATTGATTTCTGATGAGTTTGAAACTATTGGCAATGGTTATTATCAACGGGAGCGGGAAATTTTTTATGATACAGATTATATTTCAGAAAAGCAGAAGGAAACTGTTAAGGTCTGTAATACTCCCGACTGTCATGGACATATTTTCATTAAGTCCATTGGCACTCATTTGGGGATTTATAAAAAAAGAGTATCTATTGCAGCAGTGATTATTCCGCGACTGGTATGTAAGGAATGTCAGCAAATAGCAAGAGAGAAATATGAAGAATATTGTCAGAAAGGGCAATATCATTATGTATATTTGCAAAATCAGGTGAATGAGGAGTATTTAAGATGGGTGAGAGAATAG
- a CDS encoding C2 domain-containing protein, with protein MRKVSPLIILFLVMWGMALPVAAITYDELAQHWAPRFYHDTNVNYDYEAEYFTLFNYDSNWKGIDNWENLYNYPKYSYIYYSVVETETHWFINYDAFHPRDDGPLFDQHENDFEGAVLAIKKDGSTYGSLHVMITMAHDDWNVYTNDPNIRGAEETVNGGILFDSYGRPEIYIQANGSSLDNNGHGWKAYDGRDAPGGDGIVYYYGGWAEVPTDGSGNWVHEYSYTLRPFSDLWDRRYDFVETYAAFGVFRGDTYQENAAKTPWYWDDADDGPAFNGSAWSDPAHLIDTHVTGLGNWSRNYVSNSQYTHKIVLYDVTSLADRDAFGNGSDIYLKIFVDGQIYWDERLWKHDDAVKGTAYPVKMGRDDALITTYDGDTNAIYIAKPAGSLIEIEVYDSDSTSGDDFMGSIEFVLNAGESIYRSGQLTSTGEAAVSFYAECVQ; from the coding sequence ATGAGAAAAGTTAGTCCTTTAATCATTCTTTTTTTAGTGATGTGGGGTATGGCTTTGCCGGTTGCGGCTATAACTTATGATGAATTAGCTCAACATTGGGCACCTAGATTTTATCATGATACAAATGTTAATTATGATTATGAAGCCGAGTATTTTACTCTATTTAATTATGATAGCAATTGGAAAGGAATAGATAACTGGGAAAATTTATATAATTATCCCAAATATTCTTATATTTACTATAGTGTTGTTGAGACTGAAACTCACTGGTTTATCAACTATGATGCTTTTCATCCCCGTGATGATGGGCCGCTCTTTGATCAGCATGAGAATGATTTTGAGGGAGCGGTTTTGGCTATTAAAAAGGATGGTTCTACATATGGTTCGTTGCATGTTATGATAACAATGGCCCATGATGATTGGAATGTTTATACAAATGATCCGAATATCCGGGGAGCAGAAGAAACTGTGAATGGAGGAATTCTTTTTGACAGTTATGGTCGTCCTGAAATTTATATTCAGGCTAACGGCAGTTCTCTGGACAATAATGGACATGGTTGGAAAGCCTATGATGGTAGAGATGCTCCTGGCGGTGATGGAATTGTTTATTACTATGGTGGATGGGCTGAAGTTCCAACAGATGGAAGTGGAAATTGGGTACATGAGTATTCGTATACATTAAGACCTTTTTCTGACCTCTGGGACCGTAGGTATGATTTTGTAGAAACATATGCTGCCTTTGGTGTATTTAGAGGAGATACTTATCAGGAAAATGCAGCAAAAACTCCCTGGTATTGGGATGATGCTGACGATGGCCCAGCCTTTAATGGTTCTGCCTGGTCAGACCCAGCTCACCTAATTGATACTCATGTTACCGGATTAGGAAATTGGAGTCGAAATTATGTTTCCAATTCGCAATATACACATAAGATTGTTCTGTATGATGTTACCAGTCTAGCTGATCGTGATGCTTTTGGAAATGGAAGTGATATTTACTTGAAGATATTTGTTGATGGACAAATCTATTGGGATGAACGTTTATGGAAACATGATGATGCTGTAAAGGGAACTGCATATCCTGTGAAAATGGGAAGAGATGATGCTCTGATAACCACTTATGATGGAGATACAAATGCTATCTATATAGCTAAACCTGCTGGGAGTCTGATTGAAATTGAAGTATATGATTCTGATTCAACTTCTGGTGATGATTTTATGGGTAGTATAGAATTTGTATTGAATGCCGGGGAATCTATTTACCGCAGTGGTCAGTTGACCAGTACCGGAGAAGCTGCTGTCTCTTTTTATGCTGAATGTGTGCAATAG